The following DNA comes from Chitinophaga nivalis.
TGAACTACAACGTGGTGTATGCACAGATGGGCAGAGGTAAAACAGAAAAAGTGGTAGCCTTTGCCTTATCCGGTATTGCAGCTACCATTGCCAAAATGGCGATGGACGCCTGTTTGTTCATGAACCAGAATTTTGGTTTCATCAGTTTCCCGGATGAACTGACAACTGGTTCCAGCATCATGCCGCATAAGAAAAATCCGGATGTATGGGAGTTGATCCGTTCGCATGGTAACAAGCTGCAGGCGTTGCCGAATGAAATTGCCATGATGATCACCAACCTGCCATCGGGCTATCACCGCGATCTGCAACTGCTGAAAGAAAACCTGTTCCCGGCGTTTCAGACATTGAAAGACTGTATCCGCATGAGTCGTCTGATGCTGGAAAATATCCGTATCCGTGAGCATATCCTGGACGATGATAAATACCAGTACCTGTTTAGTGTGGAAGTCGTGAATAACCTGGTGTTACAGGGTACGCCTTTCCGCGAAGCCTATAAACAGGTAGGATTGGATATAGAACAAGGGGTATTTTCTCCGGCGAAAGAAGTGAATCATACCCATGCCGGCAGTATCGGTAACCTGTGTACCGCACAGATTGCGGCGCAGATGGATGCGGTTGTAGCAGGTTTTCCTTTTGACAAAGTAGACCAGGCACTGGAAAAGTTATTGCAACCATAAACAGTTTATACC
Coding sequences within:
- the argH gene encoding argininosuccinate lyase; the protein is MKLWQKDKASLAAVEQFTVGKDREMDTFLAPFDVLGSMAHITMLESIGLLGAEELTILKQELRNIYQDIEAGNFKLEADVEDIHSQVELLLTRRLGEVGKKIHSGRSRNDQVLVDLKLFLRHELQVMVEEVLALFRLLQQQSEAYKNHLIPGYTHLQIAMPSSFGLWFGAYAESLVDDLTLLQGAYKVVNKNPLGSAAGYGSSFPLDRELTTALLGFDSLNYNVVYAQMGRGKTEKVVAFALSGIAATIAKMAMDACLFMNQNFGFISFPDELTTGSSIMPHKKNPDVWELIRSHGNKLQALPNEIAMMITNLPSGYHRDLQLLKENLFPAFQTLKDCIRMSRLMLENIRIREHILDDDKYQYLFSVEVVNNLVLQGTPFREAYKQVGLDIEQGVFSPAKEVNHTHAGSIGNLCTAQIAAQMDAVVAGFPFDKVDQALEKLLQP